The Paenibacillus macerans genome includes a window with the following:
- the rpsO gene encoding 30S ribosomal protein S15, with amino-acid sequence MALTQERKQQLIEEHKTHESDTGSPEVQIAILTENITNLTEHLRTHKKDHHSRRGLLKMVGQRRKLLAYLKNKDVKRYSALIEKLGLRR; translated from the coding sequence ATGGCATTGACTCAAGAACGTAAGCAACAATTGATCGAAGAGCACAAAACTCATGAGTCCGATACCGGATCCCCAGAGGTGCAAATTGCTATCCTTACGGAGAACATTACGAACTTGACGGAACATTTGCGCACGCACAAGAAAGACCATCATTCCCGTCGCGGTCTTTTGAAAATGGTCGGTCAACGCCGTAAGCTGCTGGCTTACTTGAAGAACAAAGACGTGAAGCGTTACTCCGCATTGATCGAAAAACTCGGATTGCGTCGTTAA
- a CDS encoding bifunctional riboflavin kinase/FAD synthetase, producing the protein METISLSYPLTEQFIATCARPQVLAIGQFDGLHLGHASVIETAVKLAAELGLPASVMTFHPHPKEVMKKGDYDGYLTPPREKERLLRSMGVDFVYIVEFNDSFSRVSPQNFVTGILVPLQVHTAVVGFDFRYGYRGEGHAGMLRELSDNVLDVSTVPPFLIDGEKVSSSGIRKALQEGDIRLANRWLGRSYSLKGAVMHGEKRGRLLGFPTANLKLTEHYVIPASGVYAVRAHHGGHSYEGVMNVGVKPTFHNDATVPSFEVHLFDFSGEIYDESLSVEVVHFLREERKFGSIDELIAQITKDAETAKSLLKAEKA; encoded by the coding sequence ATGGAAACGATAAGCTTATCATACCCTTTAACCGAACAATTTATTGCAACGTGCGCGAGGCCGCAGGTGCTGGCCATCGGCCAGTTTGACGGCCTCCATCTAGGGCACGCCAGCGTGATTGAGACGGCCGTCAAGCTGGCGGCCGAGCTTGGTCTGCCCGCATCCGTCATGACTTTTCACCCTCACCCGAAGGAAGTCATGAAAAAAGGCGATTACGACGGATATTTGACTCCGCCCCGGGAGAAGGAACGCCTCCTTCGCAGCATGGGCGTGGATTTTGTATATATTGTCGAGTTTAACGACTCGTTCTCGCGGGTGAGCCCGCAAAATTTCGTCACCGGCATTTTGGTTCCCCTGCAGGTGCACACCGCTGTGGTCGGGTTTGACTTCCGCTACGGCTACCGGGGAGAAGGGCACGCCGGAATGCTGCGCGAGCTGAGCGATAACGTCCTGGACGTAAGCACGGTTCCGCCGTTCCTGATCGACGGCGAGAAGGTGAGCAGTTCGGGCATCCGTAAAGCGCTCCAGGAAGGCGACATCCGCTTGGCCAACCGCTGGCTCGGACGAAGCTATTCGCTGAAGGGCGCGGTCATGCACGGGGAAAAGCGGGGGAGATTGCTCGGCTTTCCCACAGCCAACCTGAAGCTCACCGAGCATTATGTGATCCCTGCGAGCGGCGTTTACGCCGTGCGTGCGCATCACGGCGGCCACTCCTACGAAGGCGTGATGAACGTTGGGGTCAAGCCGACCTTTCACAACGATGCGACCGTCCCCTCGTTCGAGGTTCATCTGTTTGACTTTTCCGGAGAAATATATGATGAAAGCCTGTCCGTCGAAGTGGTTCATTTCCTCCGCGAGGAACGCAAATTCGGCTCGATCGATGAGCTGATCGCGCAAATAACCAAGGATGCCGAAACCGCCAAAAGCTTGCTGAAAGCGGAAAAAGCGTAA